Below is a window of Hyalangium ruber DNA.
CGCCCCTACCGCGCAGATCCATGCCGTGCCGCTGTTGTAGGCCATGTCCAGCGCCACCAACTTCTCGTGCTGCTCGGAGAGGAACATGCCCATGGGCCGGTACTTCGCGTCCCACGGCAGTCCGGGAGCCGTGCGTGGGTGGATGTTGCCCGACAGCACCAGGAAGAAACGTCGCGGGCTTTGGCGTACGAAAGAGAGCACCGTGGCCGCCATGGCCTCCTCGCGTGCCTGCCCCTGCTGCTTCGGATGGTCGAACACGAACACATCCACGTCCAGCCCCTGCGCCCGCAGTCGCCTCAGCTGATCCAACAGGTTCGCCATTCCCTCGCTGCCGCGCCCGTCCGGGAAGGGACTTCTCCAGAAGGGTGCTTCCATCAGCTTCAGCCAGTCGTCATCCGTGCCAGCGCTGCGGAGGAACGTCGCCACGCGCTGCTGGTTCTCCGCGGGCAGTTCCAGTCCCACGGTCACCGGCGTGCCCGACGACGCCGTCTGGCAGACGCTCTGCGCCACGAAGCGCGGCACCTCCTGGGTGCCGTGCATCTCGCCCAGCAGCATCACCCGGCCCTCCTGCACCTGCGGAGACAGACCGATGATGGGCATGCCGCACTCGAGCGCCACCGGGGAGGCCGGAGCGCTCTCCTTCGCTGGCGCCTGAGCCACGCTCTGGGCCGGCTCCACCTGCTTGCGCGCCAATCGGGGCGCGATGGCATGAAACACCTTCCACTCCATCACCAGGTCCCGCTGCCCCTGCGCCGAGCCGGCCACGATGGCGTTCTCTCCCATCGGCGTGCTCATGAACGCCGCCGTGTCCTCGGCACTGTTATTCGGGACGCCTCCCTCCTCGCTCGCATCGCCCAGCGAGCGGCTCACGCCCCAGTCGATCTGATCTCCCGGATCCGCCAGCGTCTTGTTGGCGCTGCGGGTGATGCGGATGACCCACAGCTTGCCGCGACTTGGCGTCTCACGTTTGCCCAGCACCAGGTAGCGGTGCCAGAAGCCAGACACCCGCGAGCCACCAAACTCCTCGCGCCACTCCGTCTCCAGCACGAAGCGGCCCTTATCCTCTCGGAACGGCAGCTGGCTGGCCGTGAAGAACTGGTGGACCGAGGGCCAGAGCTCCTCGAGGGGCACATCGTAGATGGCCTCCTCGTCCGGAATCCCCGTGCCCCCCTGGCGCGCGGCGCACCCCGCCAGCACGCACGTGGCCATCAACCCCATCCAGACCGCAAGACGCATCCGAGCCGCTCCCGTGAACACGACACAGAACGGCCCGGAACTCTAACAGCGCCGCGTCAGGCGTGGATCTCGGAGCCCTCCGCCGCGCTGGCGCCCTCTCGCAGCCAGGGGCGCGTGCGCACCGCGTCGCGCACCCACGTCACGTGACGGTACTCATCCTCCCGGTGCTTCTGGATCAGACCACGCACCTCGGGGCTCCAGTCGAAATTCAGCGCCAGCTCGTAGGCCCGGTTGGTGAACTCCTCGTTGCCGAGCATCGCCACCAGGGCCGCCTCCGTCCCCATCATGCTCGTCACCGCAGTCAGCCCCTTCATCGCCGTGCCCTTGAGGTCCAGCTTCAGCTCCACGGGCTCGCCCCCAAAGCGCTGGATGAGCGCGTTCAGGTCCTGCACATGCCGCACGTGGTCCACGCGGAAGTCATTGAGCCGCTCACGCACCAGGGGCTCGCTCACCCGCGCGATGGCCGCGTCGTACGCGCCCACCGCGTCCGCATCCAACTGAGCCAGACTGCGCAGCTTCGCTACCTCGGCCTTCTCCTCCATCACCCGTCCTCCTCGCGGAATCCCGAGCAATGTGCGTGGGCCCTCCCGCCGCGCCAACCCACCCCCATCACGCGTGGCGTTAAAGGGCCCCCAGCTGGAAGGGGTCCAGGCAGGCAGGCACGTACTGCCAGTCGTGACGCGATGCGCACCTTTGCTCCACACCCTCATCCAGGAGGTATCCATCATGAAGAATGAAGACGTAGCGACCACGAACATCGAGGAGCTGACGAAGAAAGTCCCCTCGGTGAGCTTCCTTGGGCTGGCCATCGGCGCCATGGCCGTGAGCGCCTCCCTGATGCTGCTGAACCGGAAGACCTGGGCCAACTTCGTGGGCCAGTGGGCGCCGACCCTCCTCATCCTCGGTACCTACAACAAGATCGTGAAGACGTTCTCGGCGCCCTACAGCGAAGCCCAGCGGGGCAACCATGGCGACCATGCCTCCATCCTCAAGTCTCCGGACGAGCTGAGCCGCCAGCCGGCTACGCGTCCGCTGATCTAAGGAGCGGCTCCACCCCTCCCCCTCTCCATCTGGAGGGGGAAGGGGTGACGTTGCCAGACTCCCCTGCCCTGCCTCGACGCTCAGGCGTGTGCCGCCCGTCCCACGGTTGCCTGCCGAGCGCCACTCCGCTCCGCCCGCCGGTGCCGGATGACGATGAGCCCTCCCAGGATGGCGCTCACCAGGAGCAACGCGTTGGTCACCACGAACACCCAATTGCCCACCATGAGGCTGTAGAGCGTAAAGCCCACGGAAGCAGTGATCTGCCCCACGAAGAGCCACTTCGACACGCCCGCGCTCGAACCTGACTTCCACTGCTTGTGGACTTGCTTGCCGATGGTCAGCACGAGGATGAAGGAGCTGAACCACCCGATGGCCTCGGTCATGCATTCCTCCGTGGGCTGAAGGATGTGCATGTTGCTCCCGCGAGCAGCGGCGTTCCCTCGCGCGGTGGGCAGGCAAGCGACCCAAGCACCCTGGACGAACGCGGGCTCCCCCTTACCTTCAGGTTGAAGGAGCGGAGTGCATTGTCGCACTTCGACACAAGCCATTGGCGGCGGAAGCAGTGCTGGCTTCCGAAACGAATGTGCCTGTGGGGGTCAGGTGGAGCGCCCCGAGCCCGGGTTCAGCGTTGGGCCCGGTAGGCCGGTAGCCCTCCGGACGTGCGGCGGGGGCCCGGGGCGCCTGGTGTCGTCTCCCGCTCCTGCTTTCGCCCACTGATCAGGGAATTGCACCTCCGGGGCTCGATGCGGACCGTTGGTGGGTGAAGACACGACACTCTCTGCGGGCCTACCGCGCCAAGCGCGACTTCCAGAAGACCTCCGAGCCCTCTCCCGACGTCCCGCTCGAGCGACATGGCTCCGAGCCCATGTTCGTGGTGCATAAGCACGACGCGACGCGCATGCACTACGACCTGCGGTTGGAAATCGACGGCGCGCTGGCGAGCTGGGCCATTCCCAAGGGCCCCAGCTACGACCCGAGCACGAAGCGCCTCGCCGTGCAGACCGAGGATCACCCACTGTCCTACGCCGAGTTCGAGGGCCGCATCCCGGACGATGAGTACGGCGGCGGCGACTCGCTGCTGTGGGACCGGGGCACCTTCGAGACCGTGCCCCCCGGCAAGGGCCATGAGCAGCGCGAGAAGGGGCACCTCACGGTGGAGCTCCATGGCGAGAAGCTCAAGGGCCGCTGGCACCTCATCCGCACGAAGATGCACGGCAAGCAGAATCAGTGGCTGTGCTTCAAGGCGCTGGATGGCACCGAGGACCCGAACTACGACGTCACCGTCGAGCGTCCCGAGTCCGTGAAGAGCGGGCGCAAGGAGACGCGTGGCCCGGTACGCAAGAGCGCGCTCGTGGCGCTGCGCCACCCCGGCGCCAAGGAGCTGATCGAGCGCGTCTGGCCGCCCATGCTCGCCAAGCTCTCGGTGCCCGACGAGGCGCGCGATGACACCCACGTCTACGAGGTGAAGTACGACGGCTTCCGCGCCGTGGCCGCCATCTCCGGCGGACAGCTGGCGCTGTGGAGCCGCAATGGCAACGACTTGAGCGAACGCTTCCCGAGCATCGCCGAGGCGCTCCGCGGGATGCGTGTCCCCGAGGCCGTGCTCGATGGGGAGATCGTCGCGGTGGATTCCAAGGGGCGCTCGCGCTTCCAGCTGCTGCAGAACCAGTCCGGCGGGGAGCTTCGCTTCGTCGCGTTCGACTTGCTGTGGCTGGACGGCGAGGACCTGCGCTCGCGGTCCCTGGAAGCCCGACGCGAGCTGCTGGAGAGCGTGCTGTCGGGGGCGAAGTCGCCGGTGCAGCTCTCCGAGCGGCTGGAGCTGCCACTGACGCGGGCGCTGTCGGAGGCACAGAAGCGCGGCTGGGAGGGCCTCATCGCCAAGCGCCGGGGCTCGACCTACGTGGGTAGCCGCTCGAGCAGCTGGCTCAAGCTCAAGGTCATCGCCGGCCAGGAGTTCGTCATCTCCGGGTACCTGCCCATCAAGAACGAGCAGGCCGGCAAGGAGATCGGCGCACTGCTGGTGGCGGTGAACGGGCGGAACGGCTACGTCGACGTGGGCAAGGTGGGCACGGGCTTCACCACGAAGGTGCGGCGGGAGCTGCGCGCGATGCTCGACAAGGAGCGCACGGCGAAGCCCATCGTCGCGGATGCCAAGTACCGCTCGGAAGCCGTGTGGGTGAAGCCGAAGTACGTGGCGCAGATCCACTTCACCGAGTGGACGGAGGAGGGCCGCTTGCGCCACCCGGTGTTCCAGGGGCTGCGCACGGACAAGAAGCCGCAGGAGGTGGTGAGAGAGCGACCGTCGACCACCGCGCGCGGCAAGGCGAAGGAGGAGTCCACGGCCATGGTCCCCAAGCGCACCCGGAAGACCGCCCGGACCGCCACCCCAGCGGCGAAGCCTCGCAAGCGCGCTGCGGCGAAGCGCTCTGCCTCACGGGAGACCGGGGCGCGACGTGTTCCCTCGGCCACGGCGGCCCGCACGGCGAAGCTGCCGGCCGGGGAACTGCTGACGAAGAGCACGGGACAGGCTCGGCTCACCAGCGGCGAGCGCGTCCTGTACCCGAAGGATGGGTACACCAAGGCGGATGTGTTCGCGTACTACGGCGAGGTGGCGCCGCTGCTCGTGCCGGTGCTGGCGGATCGCCCCATCTCCGTGCAGCAGTGGCCCGCGGGCATCCAGGCCCCCGGCTTCTTCAAGCATGACCTGACTGGCAAACCGGACTGGCTGCCGACGCTGCGTGTGAAGCACGTGGACCGGACGATCGATCACGTGAACGTGAAGACTCCTGACGCGCTGCTGTGGCTGGCCAACCAGTCCGCGCTCACCATCCACATGTGGGCCAGCCGCGCGCCGAAGCTGGAGCAGGCGCAGTGGGTGCTGTTCGATCTGGATCCTGGCAAGGGCAGCTGGGAGGACCTCATCAAGGTGGCCACGGTCCTGCACAAGCGGCTGGACCAGCTCGGCCTGGAGAGCATCCCGAAGACCTCTGGCAAGCGAGGGATCCATGTCTTCATCCCGCTGGGGCCTGGGCACACCCACGAGGACGCGGTGCGGTTCTCGAGCGAGCTGGCCAACCAGGTGGCGGCGGAGCTGAGGGACATCGCCACCACGGAGCGCGCCATCAACAAGCGCCAGGGGCGGCTCTATATCGATGCGGGACAGAACGGGCGGGGCAAGACGGTGGTGGCCCCGTACTCGCTGCGCGCGGTGGATGGCGCGAACTTCTCCGCCCCGCTCAAGTGGAGCGAGGTGA
It encodes the following:
- a CDS encoding DUF2383 domain-containing protein, with the translated sequence MEEKAEVAKLRSLAQLDADAVGAYDAAIARVSEPLVRERLNDFRVDHVRHVQDLNALIQRFGGEPVELKLDLKGTAMKGLTAVTSMMGTEAALVAMLGNEEFTNRAYELALNFDWSPEVRGLIQKHREDEYRHVTWVRDAVRTRPWLREGASAAEGSEIHA
- the ligD gene encoding DNA ligase D translates to MKTRHSLRAYRAKRDFQKTSEPSPDVPLERHGSEPMFVVHKHDATRMHYDLRLEIDGALASWAIPKGPSYDPSTKRLAVQTEDHPLSYAEFEGRIPDDEYGGGDSLLWDRGTFETVPPGKGHEQREKGHLTVELHGEKLKGRWHLIRTKMHGKQNQWLCFKALDGTEDPNYDVTVERPESVKSGRKETRGPVRKSALVALRHPGAKELIERVWPPMLAKLSVPDEARDDTHVYEVKYDGFRAVAAISGGQLALWSRNGNDLSERFPSIAEALRGMRVPEAVLDGEIVAVDSKGRSRFQLLQNQSGGELRFVAFDLLWLDGEDLRSRSLEARRELLESVLSGAKSPVQLSERLELPLTRALSEAQKRGWEGLIAKRRGSTYVGSRSSSWLKLKVIAGQEFVISGYLPIKNEQAGKEIGALLVAVNGRNGYVDVGKVGTGFTTKVRRELRAMLDKERTAKPIVADAKYRSEAVWVKPKYVAQIHFTEWTEEGRLRHPVFQGLRTDKKPQEVVRERPSTTARGKAKEESTAMVPKRTRKTARTATPAAKPRKRAAAKRSASRETGARRVPSATAARTAKLPAGELLTKSTGQARLTSGERVLYPKDGYTKADVFAYYGEVAPLLVPVLADRPISVQQWPAGIQAPGFFKHDLTGKPDWLPTLRVKHVDRTIDHVNVKTPDALLWLANQSALTIHMWASRAPKLEQAQWVLFDLDPGKGSWEDLIKVATVLHKRLDQLGLESIPKTSGKRGIHVFIPLGPGHTHEDAVRFSSELANQVAAELRDIATTERAINKRQGRLYIDAGQNGRGKTVVAPYSLRAVDGANFSAPLKWSEVTKRLDPSRFNLKTLRKRLDAVGDLFAPVLKGKQKLP